A single window of Sphingobacterium sp. ML3W DNA harbors:
- a CDS encoding SulP family inorganic anion transporter yields MQKIINLFDFKQKINYKNEILAGLAVAMTMIPESLSFAILAGLSPLTGLYAAFLMGIVTAILGGRPGMVSGGAGATVVVLIALAASHGVEYLFAAVILAGVLQFSVGIFKLGKFVRLIPQPVMYGFLNGLAVIIFMAQVAQFKVVENGIEGWMQGPALYLMAGLTLLTIAIVFILPKFTKAVPASLVAIIVVFGIVYFFGIDTKKVIDIASVGGSLPSFHIPSIPFTLETLKIIFPYALVMAGVGLIESLLTLNMVDEITSTKGQSNREAAAQGIANITNGFFGGMGGCAMVAQTLVNIGAGGRARLSAIVAAIAILLIILVAGPVIEQIPMAALVGVMMMVAIGTFEWVSFRIINKMPRHDIFIGMLVAVITVLLHNLALAVLIGVVISALVFAWESAKRIRARKYVDEDGVKHYEIFGPLFFGSAMAFTEKFDVKNDPDEVIIDFKESKVVDMSAIEALNKITEKYHKEGKKLHLRHLSQDCRQLLKNAETVIDVNIIEDPTYKVMTNK; encoded by the coding sequence ATGCAGAAAATTATCAATTTGTTTGATTTCAAACAGAAAATTAATTACAAAAACGAAATTCTTGCGGGTCTTGCGGTGGCTATGACCATGATACCTGAGTCTTTATCCTTTGCTATTCTGGCAGGGCTTTCGCCTTTGACAGGGCTTTATGCAGCTTTTTTAATGGGTATTGTTACTGCAATTTTGGGAGGCAGACCCGGAATGGTTTCTGGGGGAGCCGGAGCAACGGTAGTAGTACTTATCGCATTGGCAGCATCACACGGTGTGGAATATCTTTTTGCTGCGGTTATATTAGCAGGTGTACTGCAATTTTCAGTAGGAATTTTTAAACTGGGTAAATTTGTCCGCCTGATCCCACAACCAGTAATGTATGGTTTTTTAAACGGCCTTGCAGTAATCATTTTCATGGCACAGGTAGCTCAATTTAAAGTTGTAGAAAACGGGATAGAAGGTTGGATGCAGGGGCCGGCGCTTTATCTAATGGCTGGATTGACATTATTAACTATAGCCATCGTATTTATATTGCCAAAATTTACAAAAGCGGTTCCTGCATCTTTAGTAGCAATAATAGTTGTCTTTGGTATTGTATATTTTTTCGGCATCGATACTAAAAAAGTTATTGATATCGCCTCTGTAGGAGGCTCTTTACCTTCATTTCACATCCCTTCTATTCCTTTTACTCTGGAAACATTGAAAATTATTTTCCCTTATGCCTTGGTAATGGCAGGGGTTGGATTGATTGAAAGTCTGTTAACGCTTAATATGGTTGATGAAATAACCAGCACAAAGGGACAATCTAACCGTGAGGCTGCGGCGCAAGGTATAGCCAATATCACCAACGGTTTCTTCGGCGGAATGGGTGGATGTGCAATGGTTGCCCAAACTTTAGTGAATATCGGAGCTGGAGGAAGAGCCAGACTTTCTGCAATAGTTGCAGCTATAGCAATTTTATTAATCATTCTGGTTGCAGGTCCTGTAATCGAGCAAATTCCAATGGCGGCATTAGTCGGGGTGATGATGATGGTAGCTATAGGCACATTTGAGTGGGTCAGCTTTCGAATCATTAATAAAATGCCTCGTCACGATATTTTTATTGGTATGCTGGTAGCAGTTATAACTGTATTATTACACAACTTAGCTTTAGCCGTTTTGATAGGTGTAGTTATTTCGGCTCTTGTATTTGCTTGGGAAAGTGCCAAACGAATACGTGCTAGAAAGTATGTAGATGAAGATGGTGTAAAGCATTACGAAATTTTTGGCCCGCTTTTCTTTGGCTCTGCTATGGCATTTACCGAAAAATTTGATGTTAAAAACGATCCCGATGAGGTGATAATAGATTTCAAGGAAAGCAAAGTTGTAGATATGTCCGCAATTGAAGCCTTGAATAAAATTACGGAGAAGTATCACAAGGAAGGTAAAAAACTACATTTACGTCATTTAAGCCAAGATTGCAGGCAATTACTTAAAAATGCAGAAACAGTTATTGATGTGAATATTATTGAAGATCCTACCTACAAAGTAATGACTAATAAATAG
- a CDS encoding site-specific integrase: protein MEQTKKSTFKLLFYLKKNEPKKNGNAPIMARITIDGTPKTLGTKLEINPKNWDLKYGRVEGKSAKALGINQKLDNIRARIDTLYEDMLKHEGFVTAQKLKLAFLGVGIMEDSLLKVFKKNNDDFGKMVVQGERSESTYYKYKIVYNHVAEFIKSRYHRDDMAFRELTCDFIREFDFFLRIDKKCTHNTVWVYTMPLYRVAEIAVKNGLIRKNPFEDYEISMKENDRSYLLKENVESLLLHNPSKQNYEIVKDLFVFSCFTGLSYIDIKQLKSTNIQSFFDGHDWIISRRQKSDVASNVRLMEIPKRIIEKYKGTTRNDSIFPVPTNKICNSHIDKLIQELGIVTEQKVTFHTARHTFGTMFLTEGVPLESLSKMMGHKNISTTQIYAKITSQKISKDMDLVSHKFAGMEASFAEMEKEVLV from the coding sequence ATGGAGCAGACAAAAAAATCTACGTTCAAATTACTTTTCTACCTGAAAAAGAACGAGCCGAAAAAGAACGGTAATGCCCCGATTATGGCACGTATTACTATTGATGGAACACCTAAGACTTTAGGAACAAAGTTAGAGATCAATCCAAAGAATTGGGATTTAAAGTATGGAAGAGTTGAAGGTAAGAGTGCAAAAGCACTAGGTATTAACCAAAAATTGGATAATATAAGGGCACGTATCGATACCCTTTATGAAGATATGCTGAAACACGAGGGTTTTGTAACGGCACAAAAGCTGAAACTTGCATTTCTCGGTGTTGGTATTATGGAAGATTCCTTGCTGAAAGTATTTAAAAAGAACAATGATGATTTTGGGAAAATGGTAGTACAAGGAGAACGCTCCGAAAGTACCTACTACAAGTACAAAATTGTCTATAACCACGTTGCTGAATTTATCAAAAGCAGGTATCATCGTGATGACATGGCGTTCAGGGAATTGACGTGTGATTTTATCAGAGAGTTTGATTTCTTCCTTCGAATAGACAAAAAGTGCACACACAATACTGTTTGGGTATATACTATGCCACTCTATCGTGTTGCGGAAATAGCTGTCAAAAACGGTCTTATCAGGAAAAATCCTTTTGAAGATTATGAAATATCGATGAAGGAAAATGACCGTAGCTATTTACTTAAGGAAAACGTTGAATCCCTGTTATTACACAATCCTTCAAAACAAAATTATGAAATTGTAAAGGATCTTTTTGTATTCAGCTGTTTTACAGGACTATCTTACATAGATATTAAACAACTTAAAAGTACTAACATACAATCCTTTTTTGATGGTCACGATTGGATTATAAGCCGAAGACAGAAATCTGATGTTGCTTCTAATGTAAGGCTTATGGAAATACCCAAACGAATTATTGAAAAATATAAAGGTACCACCCGAAATGATTCTATTTTTCCTGTTCCTACAAACAAAATTTGTAACAGCCATATAGACAAACTAATTCAAGAATTAGGTATTGTTACAGAACAAAAAGTAACCTTTCACACCGCAAGACACACATTTGGAACAATGTTTTTGACTGAAGGCGTACCACTTGAAAGCCTTAGTAAAATGATGGGGCATAAAAATATTTCTACCACACAGATTTATGCTAAAATTACAAGCCAGAAAATAAGTAAAGATATGGATTTGGTATCGCATAAATTTGCTGGAATGGAAGCATCATTTGCAGAAATGGAGAAAGAAGTTCTCGTTTAG
- a CDS encoding ArsR/SmtB family transcription factor, producing MGVTKTEIFTEQQNHLAGILKALAHPARIAILQHIIKQNACICNDLVEELGLAQATISQHLKELKNIGIIKGNIEGTSVCYCINETVWNEVKKELNSFFVENVNSKECC from the coding sequence ATGGGTGTCACAAAAACCGAAATTTTTACAGAACAGCAGAACCATTTAGCTGGTATTTTAAAGGCACTGGCTCATCCTGCCCGTATAGCTATACTGCAACATATCATTAAACAAAATGCCTGCATCTGTAATGATCTGGTAGAAGAATTGGGATTGGCACAAGCGACAATTTCACAACACTTGAAAGAGCTGAAAAATATTGGTATCATTAAAGGAAATATAGAAGGAACTAGTGTATGTTACTGTATTAATGAAACAGTCTGGAATGAGGTTAAGAAGGAACTCAATAGCTTTTTTGTCGAGAATGTAAATAGTAAAGAATGCTGTTAA
- a CDS encoding DNA polymerase/3'-5' exonuclease PolX, translated as MDNKTIAKKFKLCSQLMELHNENPFRTKAIASASFKLDKVPFLLETASFEEISSQPGIGKSTAEKVKKLAETGSFDELDAMLSITPEGILEMLNIKGLGPKKIQIIWNDLQIESVGELLYACNENRLIEAKGFGLKTQEDIKKSIEFSISNEGWFLYAKVLSHAEKLFTKLQKSLSPTLISFTGDFRRKCEVLSSVDILLDTDKNSTLTYLNTNYPNSLKEEIEYTALRDENGFSFHIYLTTTGDFHKNLLLTTGSKKHLEGLNHDLITALASEQALYMAQGMDYIEPELREGLNEIILAKAHELPILINFDDLKGTLHNHSTYSDGVHSLAEMARYCKDELGLNYFGICDHSKTAVYANGLSIERVQKQWEEIDLLNQELAPFKIFKGIESDILGDGSLDYPDEVLAGFDFVVASVHSNLKMDEEKATARLLKAIENPYTTILGHPTGRLLLSRSGYPLDYKKIIDACAVNNVVIEINANPLRLDLDWRWHRYAIEKGVLLAINPDAHRTEGLKDMHYGIFVARKGGLSAKNCLNSFSLSEIEDFLSKKD; from the coding sequence ATGGATAACAAGACAATTGCTAAAAAATTCAAGTTATGTAGTCAACTTATGGAGCTGCATAATGAAAACCCTTTCCGAACAAAAGCAATTGCTAGTGCATCCTTTAAATTAGATAAAGTACCCTTTCTTTTGGAAACTGCATCTTTTGAAGAGATTAGTAGCCAACCAGGTATTGGAAAAAGTACCGCAGAAAAGGTTAAAAAATTAGCCGAAACTGGTTCATTTGATGAACTCGACGCTATGTTAAGCATCACTCCAGAAGGTATTTTGGAAATGCTTAACATAAAAGGCTTAGGTCCTAAAAAAATTCAAATCATTTGGAATGACCTCCAAATTGAAAGTGTAGGTGAATTGTTATATGCTTGTAATGAAAACAGGCTAATAGAAGCTAAGGGTTTTGGTTTAAAAACGCAGGAAGATATTAAAAAATCCATTGAGTTTTCAATATCCAATGAAGGCTGGTTTTTATATGCAAAGGTTTTATCTCATGCGGAAAAACTATTTACCAAACTCCAAAAAAGCTTATCCCCCACCTTGATTTCTTTTACAGGTGATTTTCGCAGAAAATGTGAAGTATTAAGCTCTGTTGATATCTTATTGGACACAGATAAAAATAGTACATTAACCTACTTAAATACAAACTATCCAAATAGTCTGAAAGAAGAAATCGAATACACCGCTCTGCGAGATGAAAACGGATTTTCTTTTCACATCTATTTAACTACTACAGGAGACTTTCATAAAAACCTACTGTTAACAACGGGTTCAAAAAAACACCTAGAGGGTCTAAACCATGACCTTATTACGGCTTTAGCTTCCGAACAAGCTCTTTATATGGCTCAAGGCATGGATTATATCGAACCTGAATTAAGAGAGGGCTTAAATGAAATCATTTTGGCTAAGGCGCATGAATTACCGATACTGATTAATTTTGATGACCTAAAAGGGACTTTACATAATCACTCGACCTATAGCGATGGAGTGCATAGCTTAGCTGAAATGGCTCGCTATTGTAAGGACGAGCTTGGACTCAACTACTTTGGCATTTGTGATCACTCTAAAACTGCAGTTTATGCGAATGGTTTATCTATCGAACGTGTGCAAAAACAGTGGGAAGAAATTGATTTACTTAATCAAGAATTAGCACCTTTTAAAATTTTCAAAGGTATTGAATCTGATATTTTAGGCGATGGTTCCTTAGATTATCCTGATGAAGTTCTAGCTGGCTTTGATTTTGTGGTTGCATCCGTTCATTCCAATCTCAAAATGGATGAGGAAAAAGCAACTGCTCGCTTATTGAAGGCAATAGAAAATCCATATACTACTATATTAGGTCATCCGACGGGACGCTTATTATTAAGTAGGTCGGGCTATCCTTTAGACTACAAAAAAATTATTGATGCATGTGCAGTCAATAACGTTGTTATTGAAATTAATGCGAATCCGTTACGGTTAGATTTAGATTGGAGATGGCATCGCTACGCGATAGAAAAAGGTGTGCTTTTAGCCATTAATCCTGATGCACACCGTACTGAAGGCTTAAAGGATATGCATTACGGTATATTTGTTGCAAGAAAAGGTGGTTTATCTGCCAAAAATTGCCTTAATAGTTTTTCTTTATCAGAAATTGAGGATTTTTTAAGTAAAAAAGATTAG
- a CDS encoding PRTRC system protein C gives MLLATQLERVFILKDKGQDIRLTDPEPRWSVEAVMNFYANMYPILTTAKASAPQIKDDAVEYKFESVMGTKG, from the coding sequence ATGTTATTAGCAACACAGTTAGAACGAGTTTTCATACTCAAAGATAAAGGACAGGACATCAGGCTGACCGACCCCGAACCACGTTGGAGCGTGGAAGCCGTAATGAATTTTTACGCCAATATGTACCCGATTTTGACAACTGCAAAAGCATCTGCACCACAGATAAAAGATGATGCAGTCGAGTACAAATTTGAGAGCGTAATGGGTACGAAAGGTTAA
- a CDS encoding single-stranded DNA-binding protein, with translation MNITGRLTRDAEVRTTSQDKQVVNFSVATNDSYRNKQGERIEQTTYFDCSYWITPNVAKLLTKGTLVELSGRVSTRAWTGNDGEPRAGLNFHTSQIKLHGGSKKKETVLTTTGTNNNTTEDDLPF, from the coding sequence ATGAACATTACAGGAAGACTGACAAGAGATGCGGAAGTACGCACAACGTCACAGGACAAACAAGTAGTAAATTTTTCAGTAGCGACCAACGACAGCTACCGTAACAAACAGGGCGAACGCATTGAGCAAACAACCTATTTCGACTGCTCCTATTGGATAACCCCGAATGTAGCCAAGCTACTTACAAAAGGCACTTTGGTAGAACTATCGGGACGAGTAAGTACCAGAGCGTGGACAGGTAATGACGGAGAGCCAAGAGCAGGTCTGAATTTCCATACCTCACAAATCAAATTGCACGGAGGTAGCAAAAAAAAGGAAACGGTACTAACTACCACAGGCACAAACAATAACACGACAGAAGACGACCTCCCATTTTAA
- a CDS encoding DUF932 domain-containing protein, with protein MAHNINFNERTGRYSFFSVQQKAWHGLGQIVEQYPTSEEAIKHAGLDYEVVKSPLFTKGSGIIETTNSIEIGSSELQVPNYFANIRTDNNAVLGVVGKDYHIVQNREAFNFFDAIVGGGEGILYETAGALGNGERIFITAKLPDYIRVGNGDDVTEKYIFLTTSHDGSGSITAAFTPIRIVCQNTLNASLRSMTNVVRIKHTSGAKQRVENAHKIMGLANTFSNQLEGIFNEWAKVKVTDREVKKLIQLALCPNKETFDLIKKGAEDEISTLFKNTVEDAFAYAMISDTQQMDTTNGTLFGAYNAVTGYYQNVRNYKNDEAKLQSIVLGGTAQLKSQKAFELCTAFALDGAEILNLN; from the coding sequence ATGGCACATAATATCAATTTCAACGAGAGAACAGGACGTTATTCATTTTTTAGTGTACAACAAAAAGCGTGGCACGGTTTGGGGCAAATCGTAGAACAGTACCCGACAAGCGAGGAAGCTATCAAACACGCAGGGTTAGATTACGAAGTCGTAAAATCCCCACTATTTACAAAAGGTTCGGGCATTATCGAAACCACCAACAGCATAGAGATAGGCAGTAGCGAATTACAAGTACCTAACTATTTCGCCAACATCCGCACCGATAACAATGCCGTATTGGGCGTGGTTGGCAAGGATTACCACATTGTACAAAACCGTGAAGCCTTTAATTTCTTTGATGCTATTGTAGGCGGTGGTGAGGGCATTCTCTATGAAACCGCAGGAGCGTTAGGCAATGGAGAACGTATTTTTATCACCGCCAAATTACCCGACTATATCCGAGTTGGGAATGGCGATGACGTTACGGAAAAATACATTTTCCTAACCACTTCGCACGATGGTAGCGGAAGTATCACAGCCGCATTTACACCTATCAGAATTGTTTGCCAAAACACCTTAAATGCTTCGTTACGCAGTATGACAAATGTTGTCCGCATCAAACACACTTCGGGAGCAAAACAACGTGTTGAGAATGCCCATAAGATTATGGGACTTGCCAATACATTTAGCAACCAATTAGAGGGAATTTTCAATGAATGGGCAAAAGTAAAGGTCACAGACCGAGAGGTAAAAAAGCTAATTCAATTGGCACTTTGCCCGAATAAGGAAACCTTTGATTTAATCAAAAAAGGTGCGGAAGATGAAATTTCAACCCTTTTTAAAAATACCGTTGAGGACGCATTTGCATACGCAATGATAAGCGATACACAACAAATGGACACAACAAATGGCACTTTGTTCGGAGCGTATAACGCTGTCACAGGCTACTATCAGAACGTGAGAAATTACAAGAATGACGAAGCCAAATTGCAGAGCATTGTATTGGGTGGTACTGCCCAACTGAAATCGCAAAAAGCATTTGAACTGTGTACCGCATTTGCTTTGGACGGTGCGGAAATCCTAAACCTTAATTAA
- a CDS encoding PRTRC system protein E, translating into MNTNFFNQIQQLDFTGVLQLNISKGIESNLIVTVLLNNEQCGDSAKNGIPPLTFNATPQEFDEGFFEQITTPIQKVSGLMVDMEKFQKQLDEAKAQSAIEKAKTEKEKKEKEAKDKKFKDAMAKADELEKEGKFREAWIKVPDITEFSEKADEIRKRKTSLSDKFATPSLFGAMEEATPEPPKVEELTADYPIDEADEEE; encoded by the coding sequence ATGAATACAAATTTTTTCAATCAGATACAGCAGTTGGACTTTACAGGAGTTTTACAACTGAACATTTCAAAAGGAATAGAAAGCAACCTAATTGTAACAGTATTGCTTAACAACGAACAATGCGGAGATAGTGCCAAAAACGGTATTCCCCCATTGACATTCAACGCCACACCCCAAGAGTTTGACGAGGGATTTTTTGAGCAGATAACAACACCTATACAAAAGGTATCGGGCTTAATGGTGGATATGGAAAAATTTCAAAAGCAACTTGATGAAGCCAAAGCACAATCGGCAATCGAGAAAGCAAAAACCGAAAAAGAGAAAAAAGAAAAAGAAGCCAAAGACAAGAAGTTTAAAGATGCAATGGCAAAGGCGGATGAGTTGGAAAAAGAGGGCAAATTCCGTGAAGCGTGGATAAAAGTTCCCGATATAACGGAGTTCTCCGAAAAAGCGGACGAGATACGCAAACGCAAAACATCATTGTCCGACAAGTTCGCAACACCGAGCCTTTTCGGAGCAATGGAAGAAGCAACGCCCGAACCGCCAAAGGTGGAAGAACTTACTGCCGATTATCCCATTGATGAAGCGGACGAGGAAGAATAA
- a CDS encoding PRTRC system ThiF family protein yields the protein MNTAKTAIHFTDNYLLNPTNPISINLIGAGGTGSKVLTALMEINKSLIALEHAGLQVRLWDDDVITSANLGRQRFAESETGLYKSVALINRCNRWAGTNWKAETVKFEKDNFERPPEKAKAIITITCVDNVQSRFGVAEILKEISYRRHYQDEPKYWLDFGNSRDIGQVLLSTIGEIKQPNSEKYQTVASLPFVTDEFGELLKQSEQEDNTPSCSLAEALEHQDLFINSSLTQMGCSLLWNLFRRGMTEYKGFFHNLKDFRTHPIKVA from the coding sequence ATGAACACAGCAAAAACAGCAATCCATTTTACAGACAATTATCTGCTCAATCCGACAAACCCGATTTCGATAAACCTTATCGGAGCAGGTGGCACAGGCTCAAAAGTATTGACCGCTTTAATGGAAATAAACAAAAGTTTGATAGCATTGGAACACGCAGGGTTGCAAGTCCGCCTTTGGGATGATGATGTTATCACGAGTGCCAATTTAGGCAGACAACGATTTGCAGAAAGTGAAACAGGATTGTACAAATCCGTTGCTTTAATCAATCGTTGCAACCGTTGGGCAGGTACAAATTGGAAAGCCGAAACGGTAAAATTTGAAAAGGACAATTTTGAAAGACCGCCCGAAAAAGCAAAGGCAATCATTACCATTACGTGTGTGGACAATGTACAGTCGAGGTTTGGCGTTGCTGAAATTCTTAAAGAAATAAGCTACCGCAGACACTACCAAGACGAGCCAAAATATTGGCTGGACTTTGGCAACAGCCGAGATATTGGACAAGTGCTACTATCTACTATCGGAGAGATAAAGCAACCCAATTCAGAGAAATACCAAACGGTGGCAAGCCTGCCATTTGTTACCGATGAATTTGGCGAATTACTGAAGCAATCCGAACAGGAAGACAACACGCCAAGTTGCTCACTTGCAGAAGCATTGGAACACCAGGATTTGTTTATCAATTCATCATTAACACAAATGGGGTGTTCTTTGCTATGGAACTTGTTCCGCAGGGGAATGACCGAATACAAAGGATTTTTTCACAACCTGAAAGATTTCCGCACCCACCCGATAAAAGTTGCCTAA
- a CDS encoding NAD(P)/FAD-dependent oxidoreductase: protein MLSNRSDRKFPKVIIIGAGFGGIEVAKKLKNKDVEVLLLDKNNFHTFQPLMYQVATGTLSADSISFPIRKMFKSQENFSFRIASVNHIDSSNKTVQTDIGDFEYDYLIVATGATTNFFGNQQIAKYALPMKSIQEALNIRSYVLQNLEKAVQIENPEERKPFLNFVIVGGGPTGVELSGAIAEIRNNILEKDYPELRKEEMNVYLVEGQSKVLANLSAKSSEDSEKYLKALGVKILLNVSVTGFDGTAISFGDGSAIETKTVIWGAGVAGQFPEGFKKENIQRGNRIQTDDQCRVLDMENVYAIGDVSAFITDELPRGLPGVAPVAQQQGKYVAQHICNVMNNQSTEKFSYFDKGSMATIGRAKAVVDMGKIHFNGFFGWIVWMFVHLMSIFGFRNKVVTFINWTVKFFTKNSGVRLIFYKFNQPAPEVKKED, encoded by the coding sequence ATGCTAAGCAATCGTTCAGATAGAAAATTCCCAAAAGTTATCATAATTGGTGCAGGTTTTGGAGGAATTGAAGTTGCTAAAAAGTTAAAAAATAAGGATGTAGAGGTATTATTATTAGATAAAAATAATTTTCATACATTCCAACCTTTAATGTATCAAGTTGCTACAGGTACATTATCTGCAGATTCTATCTCATTTCCTATACGTAAGATGTTCAAGTCTCAGGAAAATTTTAGTTTCAGAATAGCAAGTGTAAATCACATTGACTCTTCCAATAAGACGGTTCAAACGGATATCGGTGATTTTGAATATGATTATTTAATCGTGGCTACAGGTGCTACTACAAATTTCTTCGGAAATCAGCAGATTGCAAAATATGCTCTACCTATGAAAAGCATTCAAGAAGCGTTAAACATTCGTAGTTATGTCTTACAAAATCTTGAAAAAGCTGTTCAAATTGAAAATCCAGAAGAGCGTAAACCATTCTTAAACTTTGTAATAGTTGGCGGTGGTCCCACGGGCGTTGAGCTTTCCGGTGCAATTGCTGAAATCAGAAATAATATTCTTGAAAAAGATTATCCTGAATTGCGCAAGGAAGAAATGAATGTGTACTTAGTTGAAGGTCAAAGTAAAGTTTTGGCGAATCTATCGGCTAAATCCTCTGAAGATTCTGAAAAATACTTAAAAGCTTTAGGTGTTAAAATATTATTGAACGTTTCTGTTACTGGCTTTGATGGCACTGCAATTTCTTTCGGAGACGGTAGCGCGATTGAAACAAAGACTGTAATTTGGGGAGCTGGAGTTGCTGGTCAGTTTCCGGAGGGCTTCAAAAAAGAAAACATCCAGCGAGGAAATCGTATTCAAACTGATGATCAATGCCGTGTATTAGACATGGAGAATGTCTACGCTATCGGTGATGTATCAGCTTTTATTACGGATGAATTACCACGGGGTTTACCTGGCGTGGCTCCTGTAGCACAACAACAGGGTAAATATGTTGCTCAGCATATCTGCAATGTGATGAATAATCAATCTACAGAAAAATTCTCTTACTTTGACAAAGGTTCAATGGCAACAATAGGCCGTGCTAAAGCAGTTGTTGATATGGGTAAAATTCACTTCAATGGATTCTTTGGTTGGATTGTGTGGATGTTTGTCCATTTAATGTCTATTTTTGGATTTAGAAACAAAGTCGTTACCTTTATCAATTGGACTGTGAAATTCTTCACAAAGAACTCTGGTGTACGATTAATTTTTTACAAATTCAATCAGCCAGCTCCAGAAGTAAAAAAAGAAGATTAA
- a CDS encoding DUF6428 family protein, which produces MKLSKIKEILPTLVNVGFQLENGTLVPEHFHVTEVGQITKNFIDCGGVIRSEKVVNFQLWNADDFEHKLKPVKLLNIIKLSEEKLGIEDAEIEVEYQSETIGKYDLDFNGDTFVLKNKTTACLAQDACGIPSDKQKKNLAELPVNNANACTPGGGCC; this is translated from the coding sequence ATGAAGTTATCAAAAATTAAAGAAATCCTGCCAACATTAGTAAATGTTGGATTTCAATTAGAAAACGGAACTTTAGTTCCAGAACATTTCCACGTTACCGAAGTGGGACAAATTACTAAAAACTTTATAGACTGTGGTGGCGTAATCCGGTCAGAAAAAGTTGTAAACTTCCAATTATGGAATGCGGACGATTTCGAGCACAAATTAAAGCCAGTTAAACTATTAAACATCATCAAGCTATCCGAAGAAAAATTAGGTATTGAAGATGCGGAAATTGAGGTGGAATACCAAAGCGAAACGATTGGCAAGTATGATTTGGATTTCAACGGAGATACATTTGTACTGAAAAATAAAACAACAGCCTGCTTGGCTCAAGATGCCTGCGGGATTCCTTCAGATAAACAAAAGAAAAATTTGGCGGAACTGCCTGTAAATAATGCTAATGCTTGTACTCCAGGTGGCGGATGTTGTTAA
- a CDS encoding PRTRC system protein B gives MNTTTDITNHFGSMYYPKSALVFYETKGTETDVYVEHFDMDSNGTPINAHPLTVKEANVLAKALKTDEEKNAAFLKPKGILPTNILHINPNAEKGTVLWYTKAQQRKLYFVESLGIPNGMAQVPPMLWLANKNSLTVFALANDRRPTEKTPLYYAPFFNIYEKGNVCMGTVSIDIKNSASVEEFMQAWEHYFFNSYFSHSLSANLTKKNIVSLWKDLIGTDKPFPKEVLKKNNKTLKNLL, from the coding sequence ATGAACACAACAACAGATATAACAAACCATTTTGGCAGTATGTACTATCCAAAATCCGCTTTGGTTTTCTATGAAACCAAAGGAACGGAAACCGATGTGTATGTGGAGCATTTTGATATGGATAGCAACGGAACGCCTATCAATGCCCACCCATTGACGGTAAAAGAAGCCAATGTATTGGCAAAAGCTTTAAAGACCGATGAAGAAAAGAACGCAGCTTTTTTAAAGCCAAAAGGAATTTTGCCGACCAATATTCTGCATATCAATCCGAATGCTGAAAAAGGTACTGTGCTTTGGTACACCAAAGCACAGCAACGGAAACTGTATTTTGTGGAAAGTTTGGGCATACCCAACGGAATGGCACAAGTACCGCCAATGCTTTGGTTAGCGAACAAAAACAGTCTTACCGTATTTGCTTTGGCAAATGATAGAAGACCCACCGAGAAAACGCCATTGTATTACGCACCTTTCTTCAATATCTACGAAAAGGGCAATGTATGTATGGGTACGGTAAGTATTGATATTAAAAATTCTGCTTCGGTTGAGGAATTTATGCAAGCGTGGGAACATTATTTTTTCAATTCCTATTTCAGTCATTCATTGAGTGCAAATTTGACAAAAAAGAACATCGTAAGTCTATGGAAAGACCTTATCGGTACGGATAAACCCTTTCCAAAAGAAGTATTGAAAAAGAACAACAAAACCCTTAAAAATCTATTGTGA